The window GAGGATCGACACCACCAAGGCACACCCGGCCCGTGTCTACGACGTCTTCCTCGGGGGCAAGGACAACTACCCGGTGGACCGGGCCGCGGCCGCCGCCGCGCTCACCGCCAACCCGCGCGGCTACCTCGACGTCCGGCACAACCGCGACTTCCTGCGCCGGGCGGTCAACACACTGTCGGGCGAAGAAGGCGTCCGGCAGTACCTGGACATCGGCACCGGGCTGCCGACCCAGGAGAACGTGCACCAGATCGCCCAGCGCATCGCCCCCGACTCCCGGGTCGTGTACGTCGACAACGACCCGGTCGTCCTCGCCCACGCGCGCGCCCTGCTCACCAGCGGGCCCCAGGGCCTCACCGACTACATCGACGCCGACCTCGAGAACCCGGCCCAGATCCTCGAAAGGGCCGCGAAGACCCTGGACTTCGACCGGCCGGTCGCCCTCGCGCTCGTGGCGGTCCTGCACTTCGTCGAGGACGAGAAGGCCTACCCGATCGTGCGTGAGCTGATCGAGGCCCTGCCCTCGGGCAGCCGGCTCGTGCTCAGCCATCTCACCGAGGACCTCAACCCCGAGAACATCCGCGCGGTCCAGCGGACGTACACCGAGCGCGGCTTCACCTTCGTGCTGCGCTCGAAGGCGGAGGTCGAGCGGTTCCTCACGGAGAACGGGCTGGAGATCGACGCGCCCGGCGTGGTCCCCGCCCACCACTGGCGGCCCGACGACGCGGCGCCGGTGCCCGAGCCGCCCGAGGCCGGCTACCTCGACGAGCTCGACGACATCGAGAAGGTCCGGTACCGGGACATCAACGACGTGACGGACGCGGACATCAACGTGTACGCGGTCACCGGCCGCAAGCCCTGAGTCCCGCTCCTCAGTTCCACCGGAACGACCAGGAGGGTGCGCCGAGCACCTCGCGCTCGGCGTACGCCCGCAGGGAGGCGTGGCCGCTCTCCGCGACGGTGTCCG of the Streptomyces aurantiacus genome contains:
- a CDS encoding SAM-dependent methyltransferase, which encodes MPGDALSQDPAELRRRIDTTKAHPARVYDVFLGGKDNYPVDRAAAAAALTANPRGYLDVRHNRDFLRRAVNTLSGEEGVRQYLDIGTGLPTQENVHQIAQRIAPDSRVVYVDNDPVVLAHARALLTSGPQGLTDYIDADLENPAQILERAAKTLDFDRPVALALVAVLHFVEDEKAYPIVRELIEALPSGSRLVLSHLTEDLNPENIRAVQRTYTERGFTFVLRSKAEVERFLTENGLEIDAPGVVPAHHWRPDDAAPVPEPPEAGYLDELDDIEKVRYRDINDVTDADINVYAVTGRKP